One region of Coregonus clupeaformis isolate EN_2021a chromosome 31, ASM2061545v1, whole genome shotgun sequence genomic DNA includes:
- the LOC121547447 gene encoding zinc finger protein 14-like — protein MTGHTSGQNGPPLPLPTLRLMVPPLRLVSAAIWQTIQQRHVMDYGMLEEFVTMVTEMVPELLNDSQRAQLILGLRARLVLELCRSKPITDLQTIQPHLDRIQTLTPLWGTQATDAEVGLSESNFLGLVQTLLKDQDERKHFFQDVFPVEFGPSYDAAIQKLMWQFLSRLEKLLPVTNFQQAALLLSDAPSVLEECVESVSHPQQLKTLLQYHRDLGQLDNHDTLSPTDGDCILSALCLPPVERVVIATEQTESETHISSLNVFMDTFTKELEVDSATLTEYTKMEPGTSIDVIEEERVECERKEKASSVINDEEEEDNAEFAETEEVEPVYETVMVLGEDGKMAPLVKASKLKRHKRERNDASGMPDGQKHRKPSPAQMKSIDLSDTIISSMLHKPSVELQRIDTTNLTLPLKPVRRNSKMKTYLARDLKQTITEFSEQKKRVCKTVKTAQNPNMCTVCGRVLSRFSDMKKHMQTHKNGRTYQCRNCQKTFKHLYTLQTHRKSCLFETLQQEEVPSGEGSIAPFTMCEAEFAQSSINRRTCKVCGKIVHRIGYLSTHMKIHSANRHYSLGEAKTVQKLSPEGEDTEPPSGVTLEATLDDSDSFPTSTPQDPSYDPELSQTKRPKCSSTAKKPNRKTFQKPKHICRICGKYVTAGAFEYHMRTHSGERPFSCPHPQCGMKFIHSGGLRVHLRRYCKVRTVDAAELDSFNIRFECDKCEKTFTIQSKLRKHKLIHGPLYCTGCRKVLPDLETLTRHKLWHRPVQCSMCEESFMLTNLRTHYLDVHKFSGPFVCTHCPKSYKKFHSLIKHEMVHTGNLPLQCSQCPKRFIYNYDLVEHEKRHSDDRPCLCWECGKAFCTNIDLKQHMQNSHGEKSTECRFPCRHCGKPFRLSNSRANHEKTKHGGVRYPCTYCGKQFVCANALKRHDLIHTGERPFKCNHKSCDKAFRSRAELRIHMRYHTGERPFKCNVCGKGFVQANYLTTHYRTHTGEKPYSCSLCDKSFNYHDSLKRHMSTHSNEKPFKCLDCGKAFERKTLLNVHKRSCTSLY, from the exons ATGACAGGACACACTTCAGGACAAAATG gtccccctcttcctctccccactCTGCGCCTCATGGTCCCACCACTGCGCCTGGTCTCAGCAGCCATCTGGCAAACGATCCAGCAGAGACACGTGATGGATTATGGGATGCTGGAGGAGTTTGTTACCATGGTTACAGAGATGGTGCCAGAGCTTCTGAATGACAGTCAGAGGGCCCAACTTATTCTGGGTCTTCGAGcacgg CTGGTCCTGGAGTTGTGTCGCTCCAAGCCGATCACAGACCTCCAGACCATTCAGCCACACCTGGACAGGATACAAACCCTTACACCTCTCTGGGGGACACAG GCGACTGATGCAGAGGTAGGATTATCTGAATCCAACTTCCTGGGGCTGGTTCAAACCCTTCTGAAAGACCAAGATGAGAGGAAACATTTCTTCCAG GATGTTTTTCCTGTAGAATTTGGTCCCAGTTATGACGCAGCCATACAGAAACTCATGTGGCAATTCCTTTCGAGACTGGAGAAGCTACTTCCTGTGACAAACTTCCAACAG GCTGCCTTGCTGCTCAGCGACGCCCCCTCTGTTCTTGAGGAATGTGTTGAGTCAGTGTCTCACCCTCAGCAGCTGAAAACCCTGCTTCAGTACCACAGAGACCTGGGCCAGCTGGACAACCATG ATACTTTGTCTCCCACCGATGGGGACTGCATTCTctcagctctctgtctccctccagtaGAAAGGGTGGTGATTGCAACCGAACAGACAGAGTCAGAAACACACATATCGTCCTTGAACGTCTTTATGGATACATTCACCAAAGAGTTGGAGGTGGACTCTGCAACACTGACAGAGTACACAAAGATGGAACCTGGGACAAGTATAGATgtaatagaagaggagagggtggaatGTGAGAGAAAGGAAAAAGCATCCTCAGTTATTaatgatgaggaggaagaggataatGCAGAGTTTgctgagactgaagaggtggaaCCAGTGTATGAAACAGTGATGGTTTTAGGGGAAGATGGGAAGATGGCGCCTTTAGTCAAAGCCAGTAAACTCAAAAGGCACAAAAGAGAGAGAAATGACGCCAGTGGCATGCCTGATGGACAAAAACACAGAAAACCTAGCCCTGCACAAATGAAAAGCATAGACCTGTCTGATACGATCATATCGTCCATGCTTCACAAGCCCTCAGTGGAGCTACAAAGGATTGACACCACTAACCTGACATTGCCCTTAAAACCAGTGAGAAGAAACAGTAAGATGAAGACATATCTAGCACGAGATTTGAAACAAACCATAACTGAATTTTCAGAACAGAAAAAACGTGTCTGCAAGACAGTTAAAACAGCCCAAAACCCCAATATGTGCACAGTGTGTGGACGTGTCTTATCCCGCTTTTCAGACATGAAAAAGCACATGCAAACCCATAAGAACGGTCGCACCTATCAGTGTCGCAATTGTCAGAAGACTTTCAAGCACTTGTACACTTTGCAAACTCACAGAAAGTCATGTCTGTTTGAAACTCTGCAACAAGAGGAGGTTCCCTCTGGAGAGGGCAGTATTGCTCCGTTTACTATGTGTGAGGCAGAATTCGCACAATCCTCAATAAACCGTAGAACGTGCAAGGTGTGCGGCAAGATTGTGCATCGCATTGGATACTTGAGTACCCACATGAAGATTCACTCTGCGAATCGCCACTATTCACTCGGAGAAGCGAAAACAGTCCAGAAACTGTCACCTGAGGGAGAAGACACAGAGCCGCCCAGTGGTGTTACTCTTGAGGCAACACTTGATGACAGTGACTCGTTCCCCACCAGTACTCCCCAGGACCCATCTTACGACCCAGAACTCAGCCAGACCAAAAGACCCAAGTGCTCCAGCACAGCAAAGAAGCCAAACCGAAAAACCTTCcaaaaaccaaaacatatatGCCGTATTTGTGGTAAATACGTGACTGCTGGAGCATTTGAGTATCACATGAGAACTCACTCAGGCGAGCGCCCTTTCTCCTGCCCTCATCCTCAGTGTGGGATGAAGTTCATACACAGCGGAGGTTTGAGGGTCCATCTCAGACGCTATTGCAAGGTTCGGACAGTTGACGCTGCTGAGCTCGACAGCTTCAACATACGTTTTGAGTGTGACAAATGTGAGAAGACATTCACGATCCAATCAAAACTGAGGAAACACAAACTTATCCACGGCCCGCTCTATTGCACAGGGTGCAGGAAGGTATTGCCTGACTTAGAAACTTTAACCAGACACAAGCTTTGGCACAGGCCCGTTCAGTGCAGCATGTGTGAGGAGAGCTTCATGCTCACAAACCTCAGAACACACTATCTGGATGTCCATAAGTTCAGCGGACCGTTCGTCTGCACCCACTGTCCAAAAAGCTACAAGAAGTTCCATTCACTCATCAAACACGAGATGGTTCACACCGGGAACCTCCCCTTACAGTGCTCCCAGTGTCCAAAGAGATTCATCTACAATTACGACCTAGTCGAACACGAGAAAAGGCACTCTGACGACAGGCCTTGTCTCTGCTGGGAGTGTGGCAAGGCCTTCTGTACCAACATTGACCTGAAACAACACATGCAGAATAGCCATGGTGAAAAATCCACAGAGTGTCGTTTCCCATGTCGCCATTGTGGGAAACCCTTCAGGCTTAGTAATTCCCGTGCGAACCACGAGAAGACTAAGCATGGCGGGGTGCGTTACCCGTGTACGTACTGTGGCAAGCAGTTTGTTTGTGCAAATGCATTGAAAAGGCATGATCTGATTCACACGGGGGAGAGGCCTTTTAAATGCAATCATAAGAGTTGCGATAAGGCTTTCAGGTCGAGAGCTGAACTGAGGATACACATGAGATACCATACTGGAGAGCGGCCGTTCAAGTGCAACGTCTGTGGAAAGGGCTTTGTTCAAGCCAATTATCTCACTACGCACTACCGGACTCATACAGGGGAGAAGCCGTATTCATGTTCCCTCTGTGACAAAAGCTTTAACTACCATGACTCCCTGAAGAGACACATGTCTACACACTCAAACGAGAAGCCTTTTAAATGCCTGGACTGTGGGAAAGCTTTCGAACGTAAAACTCTGTTGAATGTACATAAACGATCATGTACATCACTGTATTGA